From a single Arachis hypogaea cultivar Tifrunner chromosome 3, arahy.Tifrunner.gnm2.J5K5, whole genome shotgun sequence genomic region:
- the LOC112734749 gene encoding putative clathrin assembly protein At2g01600, which yields MGTLQSWRRAYGALKDSTKVGLAHVNSDYADLDVAIVKATNHVECPPKERHLRKILFATAAVRPRADVAYCIHALSRRLAKTRNWTVALKTLIVIHRLLREGDPTFREELLNFSQRGRILQLSNFKDDSSPIAWDCSAWVRTYALFLEERLECFRILKYDIEAERLPKPAPGQEKGYSKTRDLDSEELLEQLPALQQLLYRLVGCRPEGAAVSNYVIQYALALVLKESFKIYCAINDGIINLVDKFFEMPRHEAIKALEAYKRAGQQAASLSDFYEVCKGLELARNFQFPVLREPPQSFLTTMEEYIREAPRVVTVPNEPLLQLTYRAEDAPEIEDTQVHVEEQEPSVRVDNDVASNSESAPPPASLPPPQNNFETGDLLGLNDTTPDASSLEERNALALAIVPTENGTTAFNPSATQTQPKDFDPTGWELALVTTPSTDISSVNDRQLAGGLDSLTLNSLYDEAAYRSAQQPVYGAPVPNPFEVNDPFALSSSIPPPTNVQMASMGQQQVNPFGPYQQPFQPQPPQQQQQHMLMNPANPFGDGGYGAFPAHPVSHPQNNPFGSTGLL from the exons ATGGGTACGCTTCAGTCTTGGAGAAGAGCCTATGGTGCCCTCAAAGATTCTACCAAAGTGGGTCTCGCCCATGTCAACAGCGATTACGCG GATTTGGACGTTGCGATAGTCAAAGCCACGAACCATGTTGAGTGCCCTCCTAAAGAGAGACATCTCAGAA AGATTCTTTTTGCCACTGCTGCTGTTCGTCCCAGGGCTGATGTTGCATACTGCATTCATGCACTCTCCCGTCGACTGGCCAAGACTCGAAATTGGACG GTGGCATTGAAAACGCTGATCGTCATCCATCGGTTATTGAGGGAGGGCGATCCAACTTTTAGAGAAGAACTTCTGAATTTCTCACAGAGAGGACGCATTCTACAGCTTTCTAATTTTAAGGATGATTCTAGCCCAATTG CATGGGATTGCTCTGCCTGGGTTCGTACATATGCATTATTTTTGGAAGAAAGACTCGAATGTTTTAGGATTCTGAAGTATGATATTGAAGCTGAGCGGCTACCCAAGCCTGCTCCAGGGCAGGAGAAG GGGTACAGCAAGACCAGGGATTTAGATAGTGAGGAGCTCTTGGAGCAGTTGCCTGCTCTGCAGCAGCTGCTATATAGACTTGTTGGTTGCCGG CCAGAAGGAGCAGCTGTTAGCAATTATGTGATACAATATGCTTTGGCTCTG GTACTGAAAGAGAGCTTTAAGATTTATTGTGCTATTAATGATGGCATTATCAATCTTGTTGATAAG TTTTTTGAGATGCCCAGGCATGAAGCTATTAAAGCTCTTGAAGCGTATAAACGTGCTGGTCAGCAG GCCGCAAGTCTCTCTGATTTCTATGAAGTTTGCAAAGGGTTGGAACTTGCCAGGAATTTTCAGTTTCCTGTTTTAAGAGAG CCTCCACAATCTTTTCTCACAACCATGGAAGAGTATATTAGGGAGGCACCGCGAGTAGTGACGGTTCCAAATGAGCCATTG CTTCAGTTGACTTACAGAGCCGAAGATGCTCCTGAAATTGAAGACACTCAAGTACATGTTGAAGAACAGGAGCCATCAGTTCGTGTTGACAACGATGTTGCCTCCAATTCTGAGTCTGCACCTCCTCCTGCTTCTCTGCCACCGCCGCAGAACAATTTTGAAACTGGAGACTTACTG GGATTGAATGACACCACACCTGATGCATCATCACTAGAGGAAAGAAATGCCCTTGCCCTAGCCATAGTCCCCACCGAGAATG GCACTACTGCTTTTAACCCAAGTGCTACTCAAACGCAACCAAAAGATTTTGATCCAACTGGATGGGAGCTTGCTCTGGTTACCACTCCAAGTACCGATATTTCTTCAGTCAATGATAGACAACTG GCTGGTGGATTGGACTCTCTTACTCTTAACAGCTTATACGACGAAGCGGCGTACAGATCTGCACAGCAACCGGTATATGGAGCACCTGTCCCGAACCCATTTGAAGTGAATGATCCATTCGCCTTGTCAAGCAGCATCCCCCCGCCAACCAATGTCCAAATGGCGTCAATGGGGCAGCAACAAGTGAATCCATTTGGTCCTTACCAACAACCCTTTCAGCCGCAGCCACCACAGCAGCAGCAACAGCATATGCTGATGAACCCAGCAAATCCCTTTGGAGATGGTGGCTATGGGGCTTTCCCTGCACATCCTGTTTCTCACCCGCAGAACAATCCATTTGGAAGCACTGGCTTGTTGTAA
- the LOC112734751 gene encoding NAD(P)H-quinone oxidoreductase subunit L, chloroplastic: MSSSLNFHLHLHLPKALPPLPTPPRGTSSLFIASKHEQPSHKTTSSQSLHITCSGKHDYFSMEKQGVALHIGAALLALAEQPALAVTGENNHPVELTWILTQAGIVFFFYFLVAPPIIMNWLRIRWYRRKLGEMYLQFMFVFIFFPAIILWAPFLNFRKFPRDPSLKFPWSVPEDPSKIRNSYSKYPFAEPEDYDYP, encoded by the exons ATGAGCTCCTCACTCAACTTTCATCTCCATCTTCATCTTCCTAAAGCTCTGCCTCCACTCCCCACTCCACCACGTGGCACTTCCTCTCTCTTCATTGCTTCCAAACACGAACAACCATCTCACAAGACCACCTCTTCCCAATCACTACAT ATCACATGCAGCGGCAAACATGACTATTTCAGCATGGAGAAACAAGGTGTGGCACTGCACATAGGAGCAGCACTCTTGGCCTTG GCGGAGCAGCCAGCATTAGCAGTCACCGGAGAGAATAATCACCCAGTAGAACTCACCTGGATTTTAACACAAGCCGgcattgttttctttttctacttcctCGTCGCACCG CCAATAATCATGAACTGGCTTAGGATAAGGTGGTACAGAAGAAAGCTTGGGGAGATGTATCTCCAGTTCATGTTTGTCTTCATTTTCTTCCCAGC GATTATTCTGTGGGCACCATTTCTCAACTTCAGGAAGTTCCCAAGGGATCCATCCTTGAAGTTCCCTTGGTCTGTACCCGAAGATCCTTCAAAAATTAGAAATTCATACTCTAAGTATCCATTTGCCGAACCTGAAGATTATGATTATCCGTGA
- the LOC112734750 gene encoding uncharacterized protein, translating into MEDKHASAFESAAAESNGVSSAASHGADHGWQKVTYAKRQKKKPNKADAANDSRANSNKLASNGMLSGSDGVFRSLELQSEDRRRRILEARRVAEEGFDDAPVRSRQRTRDYNDYDSDDDDETDRHAENGKAEEAKKVKEKKPKKPKVTVSEAASKIDAADLGAFLVDISSSYEKQQDIQMMRFADYFGRAFSAVNASQFPWVKLFRESPVAKIVDVPFSHIPDAVYKTSADWINQRSPEALSSFVLWALDSILADLASQQTVAKGSKKAVQQVSSKSQVAIFAVLAMVLRRKPDVLIAVLPSLRDNTKYQGQDKLPVIVWMITQASVGDLSVGLFAWSRNLLPIVTSKSGNPQSRDLVLQLVEKILSTPKARPVLVNGAVRKGERLIPPPAFEILLRVTFPTSSARVKATERFEAIYPTLKEVALGGSPGSKSMKQVGQQMFNFAIKAAGENNPELSKEAAGICIWCFSQSTECYKQWERVYQDNIEASVSVLKKLSDDWKEQSAKLSPYEALRDTLKGFKIKNEKVLTTGTDSRQALFKDADKYCKIILGRVTRSHGCTACLTVTVLALAVGFVFLSPNLESWDVQKLSAVFNPQQ; encoded by the exons ATGGAGGATAAGCACGCATCTGCGTTCGAATCCGCTGCCGCCGAATCCAACGGTGTCTCCTCCGCTGCCTCTCACGGCGCCGACCATGGCTGGCAGAAGGTCACCTACGCCAAGCGACAGAAGAAGAAGCCGAACAAGGCTGACGCCGCTAACGATTCGCGCGCCAATTCCAATAAGCTCGCCTCCAACGGCATGCTCTCCGGCTCCGATGGCGTTTTCAGGTCGCTGGAGCTTCAGTCGGAGGACCGACGCCGGAGAATTCTTGAGGCGCGGAGGGTGGCCGAAGAAGGATTCGACGATGCTCCTGTCAGATCGAGGCAGCGGACTCGTGATTACAACGATTACGATTCCGACGATGATGACGAGACGGATCGTCACGCAGAGAACGGGAAAGCGGAGGAGGCGAAGAAGGTGAAGGAGAAGAAGCCGAAGAAGCCGAAGGTGACGGTGTCGGAGGCCGCCTCGAAGATCGACGCAGCTGATCTGGGAGCTTTTCTTGTTGATATATCG TCATCGTACGAGAAGCAGCAGGATATACAAATGATGCGGTTTGCAGATTATTTCGGACGTGCTTTTTCTGCTGTTAACGCTTCCCAGTTTCCATGGGTGAAGTTGTTCAGGGAGTCACCAGTGGCTAAGATTGTTGAT GTTCCATTTTCTCACATACCTGATGCTGTTTATAAGACATCGGCAGATTGGATCAACCAACGTTCCCCTGAAGCACTTAGTTCCTTTGTGCTTTGGGCTTTAGACAGCATTCTTGCTGACTTAGCTAGCCAACAGACTGTTGCCAAGGGTTCCAAAAAGGCTGTGCAACAAGTGTCATCAAAATCTCAG GTTGCAATATTTGCTGTTTTGGCAATGGTATTGCGTCGGAAGCCTGATGTTCTTATTGCTGTGTTGCCATCATTGAGGGACAATACCAAGTATCAAGGGCAAGATAAGCTTCCAGTGATTGTATGGATGATAACTCAG GCTTCAGTAGGAGATCTGTCAGTAGGGTTGTTTGCTTGGTCACGGAATCTCCTACCTATAGTGACTAGCAAAAGTGGAAACCCACAATCTAGGGATTTGGTTTTGCAGCTGGTTGAGAA AATTTTATCAACCCCTAAAGCACGGCCTGTTTTAGTAAATGGTGCTGTAAGGAAAGGGGAACGCCTAATTCCTCCTCCTGCTTTTGAAATTTTGCTCCGGGTTACTTTCCCTACATCTTCAGCTAGAGTAAAG GCTACTGAAAGATTTGAGGCCATATATCCCACTCTGAAAgaggtggctcttggtggttcccCGGGAAGTAAATCAATGAAGCAAGTTGGACAGCAGATGTTCAATTTCGCTATCAAAGCAGCAGGAGAAA ATAATCCTGAGTTGTCCAAAGAAGCAGCTGGTATCTGTATTTGGTGTTTCAGCCAGAGCACTGAGTGCTACAAGCAATGG GAACGAGTTTATCAGGACAACATTGAAGCAAGCGTTTCAGTTCTGAAGAAGCTTTCTGATGATTGGAAGGAGCAATCAGCAAAATTGTCTCCTTATGAGGCACTAAGGGATACACTGAAGGGTTTTAAAATAAAG AATGAGAAAGTATTGACTACTGGGACAGATTCTCGCCAAGCACTCTTCAAGGATGCAGATAAATATTGTAAGATAATATTAGGAAGAGTTACCCGAAGCCATGGTTGCACAGCATGTTTGACCGTTACAGTCCTTGCTCTGGCTGTGGGATTTGTGTTCTTGTCCCCCAACTTGGAGTCGTGGGATGTTCAGAAGCTCTCTGCGGTTTTCAACCCTCAGCAGTGA